From the genome of Pseudoxanthomonas sp., one region includes:
- a CDS encoding energy transducer TonB, producing the protein MKAWTLWILLLCTGPVCAADKNDPVLFPATARVELDAEGVPRGVQASSRLPVPVREAIERRVAQWRFEPARVDGVAKPGITHVRLQACAIPRPDGSLHIGMDYQGNGPGYANDALRLPRLPYPPAAARAGSQADIDLHLLIGEDGLVTLQSMKATRGSVKEFKAMLEAWVAAMRYVPEEVDGRPIATQLRIPVEFFMSERSRRREHQVAAAKTPECIAAAGQSDAPVDPVVLDSPFKPLQTG; encoded by the coding sequence ATGAAAGCTTGGACGCTGTGGATTCTGCTGCTGTGCACCGGACCGGTCTGTGCGGCAGACAAGAACGATCCCGTCCTGTTTCCCGCGACCGCGCGGGTCGAACTGGATGCCGAAGGGGTTCCGCGCGGCGTGCAGGCCAGCAGCCGGCTGCCCGTGCCGGTCCGCGAGGCGATCGAGCGGCGCGTGGCGCAATGGCGCTTCGAACCGGCGCGCGTCGACGGGGTGGCCAAGCCCGGCATCACCCACGTCCGGCTGCAGGCCTGCGCGATTCCCAGGCCCGATGGCAGCCTGCACATCGGTATGGACTACCAGGGCAACGGACCGGGCTATGCGAACGATGCCCTGCGATTGCCGCGGCTGCCTTACCCGCCGGCAGCGGCCCGCGCCGGATCGCAGGCCGATATCGACCTCCACCTGCTCATCGGGGAGGATGGTCTGGTCACCCTGCAGTCGATGAAGGCCACGCGCGGCTCCGTGAAGGAGTTCAAGGCCATGCTGGAAGCGTGGGTGGCGGCGATGCGGTATGTGCCGGAAGAGGTCGATGGTCGCCCCATCGCCACCCAGCTGCGCATTCCGGTCGAGTTCTTCATGTCGGAGCGCTCCCGCCGGCGCGAGCACCAGGTTGCTGCGGCCAAGACCCCCGAATGCATCGCGGCCGCCGGTCAGTCGGATGCGCCGGTGGACCCGGTGGTGCTGGATTCCCCCTTCAAACCCCTCCAGACCGGCTGA
- a CDS encoding prealbumin-like fold domain-containing protein has product MSYRAIEALRAQGARSTRLSFSPVSQPASVFRGRQRRAAQAGLLLVGVLAAGSAWALITGTWTTSGSTSATTTVNGITVTWTGNSDQNYANGAFNTSTTGGWWTEPYGGTVPGGASLVMLHDSGTRNYTVTFSKPVDNPVLHIDRLGGAIGSDPNSSRWTLGATSATGGAVTLTELSGNPQFVLSGSTFFRQTGATFSGDADGECRTGTTGSVARGTACGSVRFNGTGITSLTFSVAQSGPTGGDELELRWSFPGSNVIVRKQSAGGTGTFGITAGNALSQSFNLTTTAQNTPVSSATYPITNHAAAITLTETTVPAGYVLTAGTCTDQSNASVPATISTGTRQLTIAAGAYRANQTITCTLTNSATATLALAKRWVDAAINDTATLSGTGGANNASLSSTANSASETDTGTAVQVVPGNVITLSETLGAGNARSYTADAWSCSGGSLSGNTLTLTAAHAGQAIVCTVTNRARVADVSMVKSTTAGAAPSGQVRNFTVVVSNAGPAAADGAVVSDTPGAGLTCPVSGSPITCAASGGATCPGAAALPTLVGGGVAVPTLPVGGAVTFTVPCRVTASGF; this is encoded by the coding sequence ATGTCGTACCGCGCTATCGAGGCCTTGCGTGCGCAGGGCGCACGTTCCACACGTCTGTCGTTTTCCCCGGTTTCCCAGCCCGCCAGTGTCTTCCGTGGCCGGCAACGCCGTGCCGCGCAGGCCGGCCTGCTGCTTGTCGGCGTGCTGGCGGCAGGGTCGGCATGGGCACTGATCACCGGCACGTGGACCACCAGCGGGTCCACGTCGGCCACCACCACGGTCAACGGCATCACGGTCACCTGGACGGGCAACTCCGACCAGAACTACGCCAACGGCGCCTTCAATACGTCGACCACCGGTGGCTGGTGGACCGAGCCCTACGGCGGCACCGTTCCCGGTGGTGCGTCGCTGGTGATGCTGCACGACAGCGGTACGCGCAACTACACCGTGACCTTCAGCAAGCCGGTCGACAACCCGGTGCTGCACATCGACCGCCTGGGTGGCGCCATCGGCAGCGATCCGAACAGTTCGCGCTGGACGTTGGGCGCGACCAGCGCGACCGGCGGCGCGGTCACGCTGACCGAGCTGAGCGGCAACCCGCAGTTCGTACTGAGCGGCAGCACCTTCTTCCGTCAGACCGGCGCCACCTTCTCCGGCGATGCGGATGGCGAGTGCCGGACCGGCACCACGGGTTCGGTCGCGCGCGGCACCGCCTGCGGCTCGGTGCGGTTCAACGGCACCGGCATCACCAGCCTGACCTTCAGCGTGGCCCAGTCCGGCCCCACGGGCGGCGACGAACTGGAGCTGCGCTGGAGCTTCCCGGGCTCCAACGTCATCGTGCGCAAGCAGTCCGCGGGCGGCACCGGCACGTTCGGCATCACCGCCGGCAACGCGCTGTCGCAGAGCTTCAACCTGACCACCACGGCGCAGAACACGCCGGTGTCGTCCGCCACGTACCCGATCACCAATCACGCCGCCGCGATCACGCTGACCGAGACCACGGTGCCGGCGGGCTATGTGCTGACGGCCGGCACCTGTACCGACCAGAGCAATGCCAGCGTGCCCGCGACGATCAGCACGGGCACGCGCCAGCTGACCATCGCCGCCGGCGCGTACCGCGCCAACCAGACCATCACCTGCACCCTGACCAACAGCGCGACCGCGACGCTGGCGCTGGCCAAGCGGTGGGTGGATGCGGCGATCAACGACACCGCGACGCTCTCGGGCACGGGCGGTGCCAACAACGCCTCGCTGTCGTCCACCGCCAACAGTGCGTCGGAAACCGATACCGGCACCGCCGTGCAGGTCGTGCCGGGCAACGTCATCACGCTGTCGGAGACGCTGGGTGCCGGCAATGCACGGAGCTACACCGCCGACGCATGGTCGTGCAGCGGCGGCAGCCTCAGCGGCAACACGCTGACGCTGACCGCCGCCCATGCCGGGCAGGCCATCGTGTGCACGGTCACCAACCGGGCGCGCGTGGCCGACGTGTCGATGGTGAAGTCGACCACCGCGGGCGCTGCGCCCAGCGGACAGGTGCGGAACTTCACCGTGGTCGTCTCGAATGCGGGTCCTGCCGCCGCCGACGGCGCCGTGGTCAGCGACACGCCGGGCGCGGGCCTGACCTGCCCCGTGTCCGGCAGCCCGATCACCTGTGCCGCCAGTGGCGGCGCCACCTGTCCGGGCGCGGCGGCATTGCCGACCCTCGTCGGCGGCGGTGTCGCCGTTCCCACGCTGCCCGTGGGCGGCGCGGTGACGTTCACCGTGCCCTGCCGGGTGACCGCGAGCGGGTTCTGA
- a CDS encoding gluconolaconase, producing MSRTAWLWVVVVLTTIALAATFLVTPRFPVPVPEAGPPATAFGWSGQLSLVAGDGVRGTRDGAGPQARFDDPWGIVVMEDGTRYVADAGDSNRIRRITRDGVVSTLAGGREGFIEGTGAAAAFHTPSALARDAAGNLYVADTGNHAIRRITPDGVVTTVAGTGAPGFRDGPALQAQFNGPIGVAVDGGGRLYVADTYNDRIRLIDRDGSVTTLAGGDTPGFVDGSGTEARFDTPTGIAVDATGVVWIADLRNDAIRRIGRRGGVSTLPMQPDLPTQAGPRRPLSLALTHDGHLYVGELFSGRVMQVMRDGRWHALAGHVPGQRLSRTAGLAVDAAGQLHATDAGSHRVHRIAPLAAGALPAPAIIGPSADDPLPQTAGRWPLAPQDGWHEVVGTLGEVRGDYRGESRHHLHGGLDIRGDVGATVLAIADGKVSSPSAAWNFDGLSEGLGLGALDYIHMRVGRTPRGELLDPVRFQLLHDLSGDPGRIRVRRGTRFAAGDALGTVNRMAHVHLSIGPAGYERNAIALGFTGFTDAYPPRIDEVALYDTLDQPIDQRQDGRVLVPRDLQGVRIVVDAWDQVDRNLPRRRLGLHALGYQLLHDDGTPVAGFETPRMTLDFQRLPADEAVQVAYAPGSGITVHGSAVTRFKYSVTNTVRDGLWAEGSWQVGAMPPGDYTLRITARDYAGNEAQARRDLKLRLQ from the coding sequence ATGAGTCGTACCGCCTGGCTGTGGGTGGTCGTGGTGCTGACCACCATCGCCCTGGCCGCCACCTTCCTGGTCACGCCGCGCTTTCCCGTTCCCGTGCCCGAGGCCGGTCCGCCCGCCACGGCGTTCGGCTGGAGCGGGCAGCTGTCCCTGGTCGCCGGCGACGGCGTGCGCGGCACGCGGGACGGTGCCGGCCCGCAGGCCCGCTTCGACGATCCCTGGGGCATCGTCGTGATGGAAGACGGTACGCGCTATGTCGCCGACGCCGGCGACAGCAACCGTATCCGCCGCATCACCCGCGATGGCGTGGTGTCGACCCTGGCCGGCGGCCGCGAAGGGTTCATCGAGGGTACGGGCGCGGCAGCGGCGTTCCACACGCCGTCGGCGCTGGCCCGCGACGCCGCGGGCAATCTCTACGTCGCCGACACCGGCAACCACGCGATCCGCAGGATCACCCCGGACGGCGTGGTGACCACGGTGGCCGGCACCGGCGCGCCGGGGTTCCGTGACGGTCCTGCGTTGCAGGCGCAGTTCAACGGCCCGATCGGCGTGGCGGTGGACGGCGGCGGGCGCCTCTACGTGGCCGACACCTACAACGACCGCATCCGCCTGATCGACCGCGATGGCAGCGTCACCACGCTGGCCGGCGGCGATACGCCGGGCTTCGTCGACGGTTCCGGTACCGAGGCCCGCTTCGACACGCCGACCGGCATCGCCGTCGATGCCACCGGCGTGGTCTGGATCGCCGACCTGCGCAACGATGCGATCCGCCGCATCGGCCGGCGGGGCGGGGTCAGCACGCTGCCGATGCAGCCCGACCTGCCGACGCAGGCCGGACCGCGGCGTCCGCTGTCGCTGGCGCTGACGCACGACGGCCATCTCTATGTCGGCGAGCTGTTCAGCGGTCGCGTGATGCAGGTGATGCGCGATGGTCGCTGGCATGCGCTGGCCGGCCACGTGCCGGGACAGCGCCTGTCGCGGACGGCGGGCCTGGCGGTCGATGCGGCCGGGCAGCTGCACGCCACCGACGCGGGCAGCCATCGCGTGCATCGCATCGCGCCGCTGGCCGCCGGCGCCCTGCCGGCACCGGCGATCATCGGTCCGTCGGCGGACGATCCGTTGCCGCAGACCGCAGGCCGGTGGCCGCTGGCACCGCAGGACGGCTGGCACGAAGTCGTCGGCACGCTCGGCGAAGTGCGCGGCGACTACCGCGGCGAGAGTCGGCACCATCTGCATGGCGGTCTGGACATCCGCGGCGATGTCGGCGCCACCGTGCTCGCCATCGCCGACGGCAAGGTCAGCAGTCCGTCCGCCGCCTGGAACTTCGACGGCCTCAGCGAAGGCCTGGGACTGGGTGCGCTGGACTACATCCACATGCGCGTCGGCCGCACGCCGCGCGGCGAGCTGCTGGATCCCGTGCGCTTCCAGCTGCTGCATGATCTCAGCGGCGATCCCGGCCGCATCCGCGTGCGCCGCGGGACGCGCTTCGCCGCCGGCGATGCACTGGGGACGGTCAACCGCATGGCGCACGTACACCTGTCGATCGGACCGGCAGGCTACGAACGCAACGCCATCGCGCTCGGTTTCACCGGCTTCACCGATGCGTATCCTCCGCGCATCGACGAGGTCGCCCTGTACGACACGCTGGACCAGCCCATCGACCAGCGGCAGGACGGCCGCGTGCTGGTACCGCGCGACCTGCAGGGCGTGCGCATCGTGGTGGATGCCTGGGACCAGGTGGACCGCAACCTGCCGCGGCGCCGGCTCGGGCTGCATGCGCTGGGCTACCAGCTGTTGCACGACGACGGCACGCCGGTCGCCGGCTTCGAGACGCCGCGGATGACCCTCGATTTCCAGCGCTTGCCCGCCGACGAGGCCGTGCAGGTCGCCTACGCGCCCGGCAGCGGCATCACCGTGCATGGCAGCGCGGTGACGCGCTTCAAGTACAGCGTGACCAACACGGTCCGCGATGGCCTGTGGGCCGAAGGCAGCTGGCAGGTCGGCGCGATGCCGCCCGGCGACTACACGCTGCGGATCACGGCGCGCGACTACGCCGGCAACGAAGCCCAGGCGCGCCGCGACCTGAAACTGCGCTTGCAGTAG
- a CDS encoding YciI family protein, translated as MRVMVIVKANTDTEAGRMPSTEQLTAMGEFNEALVKAGILLAGEGLHPTSRGARVRFEGRQRTVIDGPFGETKELVAGFWLWQVRNLDEAIEWIKRAPFDGGEEVELRPVFEADDFGDALTPELREQEARLAAQIPASSER; from the coding sequence ATGCGCGTCATGGTCATCGTGAAAGCCAATACCGATACGGAGGCGGGGCGGATGCCCAGCACCGAACAGCTGACGGCGATGGGCGAGTTCAACGAAGCGCTGGTGAAGGCCGGCATCCTGCTGGCCGGCGAAGGCCTGCATCCCACATCGCGCGGCGCACGCGTGCGTTTCGAAGGCAGGCAGCGCACCGTCATCGACGGACCCTTCGGCGAGACGAAGGAACTGGTGGCCGGGTTCTGGCTGTGGCAGGTGCGCAATCTCGACGAGGCCATCGAATGGATCAAACGCGCGCCGTTCGACGGAGGGGAAGAAGTCGAACTGCGCCCGGTCTTCGAGGCCGACGACTTCGGCGATGCGCTCACCCCGGAATTGCGCGAGCAGGAAGCGCGTCTGGCCGCACAGATCCCTGCCTCCAGCGAGCGTTGA
- a CDS encoding glyoxalase/bleomycin resistance/extradiol dioxygenase family protein — MSTQIFVNLPVRDLPASRAFFDALGYRANLKFTNDDAACIVISDSIHVMLLVEPFFQGFTRKTLCDARTHTEVILCLSADRRSAVDYMVDKALAAGGSEPMEAKDYGFMYQRSFQDLDGHLWEVVYMDEGGMPAE, encoded by the coding sequence ATGAGTACGCAGATCTTCGTCAACCTGCCCGTGCGCGACCTGCCGGCCTCGCGCGCCTTCTTCGATGCGCTGGGCTACCGCGCCAACCTGAAGTTCACCAACGACGATGCGGCCTGCATCGTCATCAGCGACAGCATCCACGTGATGCTGCTGGTGGAGCCGTTCTTCCAGGGATTCACGCGCAAGACCCTCTGCGATGCGCGCACGCACACCGAGGTGATCCTCTGTCTGTCGGCCGACCGCCGCAGCGCCGTCGACTACATGGTGGACAAGGCGCTGGCCGCCGGCGGCAGCGAGCCGATGGAGGCCAAGGACTACGGTTTCATGTACCAGCGCAGCTTCCAGGACCTCGATGGGCATCTGTGGGAAGTGGTGTACATGGATGAGGGCGGGATGCCGGCGGAGTGA
- a CDS encoding S9 family peptidase, whose translation MGWQIRSAGILLGCLLAPLAHAQVDLEPLLKKDVLQTLKISPTGEYYAMTVPLEDQTILAVVRRADQQVTSKITAGSDSVVSNVWWVSDDRVVVSVAKKFGSRDQPYPTGELYATNADGTHRRQIFARYGLDATQVQPRAAYLIDTLPDDPRKVLVGMYALDTSTPSTRVERLDVFNGSMDTVATAPVRRASFTVDAARRVRLAIGAGDDNVRKLYHRADDRSSWTLVNDEAKTGFVEWPLGLSADGRIAYLQAEQADGPDAIVALDTVTGTRTRVLRDPVVDPYDIIYADDGQTPVGSFFMHDKLRTAFFDDTSPTARLYRKLERSFPGSSIAITSGTRDGRLKVVQAWSDTSPGDFFLFDTTTNTADLIFSRRSWLDPKVLAPSEPVTLRARDGLTLHGYLTRPRDGRDAPLPLVVMPHGGPFGVFDRWEVDDEAEMLARAGYAVLRVNYRGSGNYGRAFKQAGARQWGRTMQDDLTDATRWAIEQKIADPARICLYGASYGAYASLMGVAREPELYRCAAGYVGVYDLALMHKQDSRESRSSRNWMEDWISDDRASLADVSPTALAQRIRAPVFLAAGGKDEIAPQAHSERMEKALKAAGVPVETLYVRTEGHGFYSEANRRTYYTRLLDFLSRHLGGAKAK comes from the coding sequence ATGGGGTGGCAAATACGGAGTGCGGGCATCCTGCTGGGATGCCTGCTGGCGCCGCTGGCGCATGCGCAGGTGGACCTGGAGCCGCTCCTCAAGAAGGACGTGCTGCAGACGCTGAAGATCTCGCCCACCGGCGAGTACTACGCGATGACGGTGCCGCTGGAGGACCAGACCATCCTGGCGGTGGTGCGGCGCGCCGACCAGCAGGTGACCTCGAAGATCACCGCCGGCAGCGACAGCGTCGTCAGCAATGTCTGGTGGGTCAGCGACGACCGCGTGGTGGTGTCGGTGGCGAAGAAATTCGGCTCGCGCGACCAGCCCTATCCGACCGGAGAGCTGTACGCCACCAATGCCGACGGTACCCATCGGCGGCAGATCTTCGCGCGCTACGGGCTGGACGCCACGCAGGTGCAGCCGCGCGCGGCCTACCTGATCGACACGCTGCCCGACGACCCGCGCAAGGTGCTGGTGGGCATGTACGCACTGGACACGTCGACGCCCAGCACGCGGGTGGAGCGGCTGGATGTGTTCAACGGCAGCATGGACACGGTGGCCACGGCGCCGGTGCGCCGCGCCAGCTTCACGGTCGACGCCGCCCGCCGCGTGCGCCTCGCGATCGGCGCGGGCGACGACAACGTCCGCAAGCTCTACCACCGCGCCGACGACCGGTCGTCCTGGACGCTGGTCAACGACGAGGCGAAGACCGGCTTCGTGGAGTGGCCGCTGGGCCTGTCGGCCGATGGACGGATCGCCTACCTGCAGGCGGAGCAGGCGGACGGGCCGGACGCCATCGTCGCGCTGGATACCGTGACCGGCACGCGCACTCGGGTGCTGCGCGATCCGGTGGTCGATCCGTACGACATCATCTACGCCGATGACGGACAGACGCCGGTGGGCAGCTTCTTCATGCACGACAAGCTGCGCACCGCATTCTTCGACGACACGTCGCCCACCGCACGCCTGTACCGCAAGCTGGAGCGGTCCTTCCCCGGTTCCTCCATCGCCATCACCTCGGGCACGCGCGACGGTCGGCTGAAAGTGGTGCAGGCCTGGAGCGACACCAGTCCGGGCGATTTCTTCCTGTTCGACACCACCACCAATACCGCCGACCTCATCTTCAGCCGGCGCAGCTGGCTGGATCCGAAGGTGCTGGCGCCGAGCGAGCCGGTCACCCTGCGCGCCCGCGATGGGCTGACGCTGCATGGCTACCTCACGCGGCCACGCGATGGACGCGATGCGCCGCTGCCGCTGGTGGTGATGCCGCACGGCGGGCCGTTCGGCGTGTTCGACCGCTGGGAGGTCGATGACGAGGCGGAGATGCTGGCACGCGCGGGCTATGCCGTGCTTCGCGTGAATTACCGGGGATCGGGCAACTACGGCCGCGCCTTCAAGCAGGCCGGGGCACGGCAGTGGGGCCGGACCATGCAGGACGATCTCACCGACGCCACGCGCTGGGCGATCGAACAGAAGATCGCCGATCCCGCGCGCATCTGCCTGTATGGCGCCAGCTACGGTGCCTATGCGTCGCTGATGGGCGTGGCCAGGGAGCCGGAGCTGTACCGCTGCGCCGCCGGCTACGTGGGCGTGTACGACCTGGCGCTGATGCACAAGCAGGATTCGCGCGAGAGCCGGTCCAGCCGCAACTGGATGGAGGACTGGATCAGCGACGACCGCGCCAGCCTGGCGGACGTGTCGCCCACCGCGCTGGCGCAACGTATCCGTGCGCCCGTGTTCCTGGCCGCGGGCGGCAAGGACGAGATCGCCCCGCAGGCGCACAGCGAGCGCATGGAGAAGGCGTTGAAGGCGGCCGGCGTGCCGGTGGAGACGCTATACGTGCGCACCGAGGGCCACGGTTTCTACAGCGAAGCCAACCGGCGCACGTACTACACCCGCCTGCTGGATTTCCTGTCGCGTCACCTCGGCGGCGCGAAGGCGAAGTAG
- a CDS encoding YciI family protein, with protein MKFLLMIYTDDALLEALPEGAFDRMMHGCITHADELKAQGTLIESQQLEHGSTARTVRVRDGKTRVVDGPFAETKEILGGYNLIEADSLDEAVKIAQGFPWVGTGSIEVRPVRDFDEVRRRVGA; from the coding sequence ATGAAGTTCCTGTTGATGATCTACACGGATGACGCGTTGCTGGAAGCGCTGCCCGAGGGCGCGTTCGACCGGATGATGCACGGCTGCATCACCCATGCCGACGAACTGAAGGCGCAGGGCACGCTGATCGAATCGCAGCAGCTGGAACACGGCAGCACCGCACGCACCGTGCGCGTGCGCGACGGCAAGACCCGCGTGGTCGATGGCCCGTTCGCCGAGACCAAGGAAATCCTGGGCGGTTACAACCTGATCGAGGCCGACAGCCTGGACGAGGCAGTGAAGATCGCACAGGGATTCCCCTGGGTCGGCACCGGCAGCATCGAAGTGCGGCCGGTGCGTGACTTCGACGAAGTACGCCGGCGCGTCGGCGCCTGA
- a CDS encoding DUF3297 family protein, whose translation MSDTPPDRLASDPRSPFHDAEVMDRGVGIRFNGVERDNVEEYCISEGWVRVPVGKSKDRRGNPMTMKIKGTVEAWYRSPAGE comes from the coding sequence ATGTCCGACACGCCTCCCGACCGCCTGGCCTCCGATCCGCGCAGCCCGTTCCATGACGCCGAGGTGATGGACCGCGGCGTGGGCATCCGCTTCAACGGCGTGGAGCGTGACAACGTGGAGGAGTACTGCATCAGCGAGGGCTGGGTGCGCGTGCCGGTGGGCAAGTCGAAGGACCGTCGCGGCAATCCGATGACGATGAAGATCAAGGGCACCGTCGAAGCCTGGTACCGCTCGCCCGCCGGCGAGTGA
- a CDS encoding DUF6445 family protein → MFNPRPVVQSLPIGHGRACIVIDDALLAPERLPAFADAYREDFQPAPPSVFPGVQLRMPEEFTELLHDVIRDHARHALGTRRVLRSASRLSLPTSPAAQLAPTHWLPRRLRAPAPGQCMAVAELFLFRDPTLGGTHFFLPRVSPQQVEQVEHDAGTLSSEAFALRYALAAGYPQASSASFTHVLTVPPRWNRLLIHEGDAFHAPAITEATPLSADPRRGRLTLQATLACSRNRVAW, encoded by the coding sequence ATGTTCAATCCGCGTCCCGTGGTCCAGTCGCTGCCGATCGGCCACGGCCGTGCGTGCATCGTCATCGACGACGCGCTGCTGGCACCGGAGCGGCTACCGGCCTTCGCCGACGCCTATCGCGAGGACTTCCAGCCGGCGCCTCCCAGTGTCTTTCCCGGCGTGCAGCTGCGCATGCCGGAGGAGTTCACCGAGCTGCTGCACGACGTGATCCGCGATCACGCACGCCACGCGCTGGGCACGCGACGTGTCCTGCGCAGCGCAAGCCGCCTGTCGTTGCCGACGTCGCCCGCTGCGCAGCTTGCGCCGACGCACTGGCTCCCGCGCCGCCTGCGCGCGCCGGCGCCCGGCCAGTGCATGGCGGTGGCGGAGCTGTTCCTGTTCCGCGATCCGACGCTGGGCGGCACGCATTTTTTCCTGCCGCGCGTCTCGCCGCAGCAGGTCGAGCAGGTGGAACACGATGCCGGGACGCTGTCGTCCGAAGCCTTCGCCCTGCGTTACGCGCTCGCTGCCGGGTATCCGCAGGCCTCCAGCGCCAGCTTCACCCATGTGCTGACCGTGCCGCCGCGATGGAACCGCCTGCTGATCCACGAGGGCGATGCCTTCCATGCACCCGCCATCACCGAGGCGACACCGCTGAGCGCCGATCCGCGACGCGGCCGGCTGACCCTGCAGGCCACCCTCGCCTGCAGCCGCAACCGCGTGGCCTGGTGA
- a CDS encoding fasciclin domain-containing protein, whose protein sequence is MNRTVLSVALLAVVTAAACSPKTAEADAGAAPAPVAEASDPAPADAAMPAAEQSDVVDIAIGSPDHSTLVAAVQAAGLVDTLKGAGPFTVFAPTNAAFDALPAGTVDTLLKPESKADLTSVLTYHVVPGNVDAATLTQQIQASGGTATLKTVQGGELKAQVVDGGVTVTDAKGNVAKVTTADLKGSNGVIHVVDKVLMP, encoded by the coding sequence ATGAACCGCACCGTCCTTTCCGTCGCCCTGCTCGCCGTCGTCACGGCCGCAGCCTGCTCGCCCAAGACCGCCGAAGCCGATGCCGGCGCCGCACCGGCGCCCGTCGCCGAAGCCAGCGATCCCGCCCCGGCCGACGCCGCCATGCCGGCCGCCGAACAGAGCGATGTGGTGGATATCGCGATCGGTTCGCCCGACCACAGCACGCTGGTCGCTGCCGTGCAGGCGGCCGGCCTGGTGGACACGCTGAAGGGCGCCGGTCCGTTCACCGTGTTCGCACCGACCAACGCGGCGTTCGACGCGCTGCCGGCCGGCACCGTGGACACGCTGCTGAAGCCGGAAAGCAAGGCGGACCTGACGTCCGTCCTCACCTACCACGTGGTGCCGGGCAACGTCGACGCCGCCACGCTCACCCAGCAGATCCAGGCCAGCGGCGGCACCGCCACGCTGAAGACCGTGCAGGGCGGCGAGCTGAAGGCGCAGGTCGTCGATGGCGGCGTGACCGTGACCGACGCCAAGGGCAACGTGGCCAAGGTCACAACGGCCGACCTGAAGGGCAGCAACGGCGTGATCCACGTGGTCGACAAGGTGCTGATGCCGTAA
- a CDS encoding DUF6630 family protein, with protein sequence MPDHEFDPDDNFRHAFDDEDDMDLDDTEALVWNLLVLINPGDEETALRQFAAYRDAGGDEGIEPDQVLWTLKDAIDWTSGFYVDWKDTESFIDCINQLAARYAIEIDWGGDTSDEEFLDGTDVPALMAIAYDRLREHGYTLWNWNTDGDAYAGWMALRRDDEGMQQLAAVMGVEIRPGSDAF encoded by the coding sequence CTGCCCGACCACGAATTCGATCCCGACGACAACTTCCGCCACGCCTTCGACGATGAAGACGACATGGACCTGGACGACACCGAGGCACTGGTCTGGAACCTGCTGGTGCTGATCAATCCCGGCGACGAAGAGACCGCGCTGCGGCAGTTCGCCGCGTACCGCGACGCCGGCGGCGACGAAGGCATCGAGCCGGACCAGGTGCTGTGGACGCTGAAGGACGCCATCGACTGGACCTCCGGTTTCTACGTGGACTGGAAGGACACCGAATCCTTCATCGACTGCATCAACCAGCTGGCCGCGCGCTACGCCATCGAGATCGACTGGGGCGGCGACACCAGCGACGAGGAGTTCCTCGACGGCACCGACGTACCCGCGTTGATGGCCATCGCCTACGACCGCCTGCGCGAGCACGGCTATACCCTGTGGAACTGGAACACCGACGGCGACGCATATGCCGGCTGGATGGCGCTGCGCCGCGATGACGAAGGCATGCAGCAACTGGCCGCCGT